A DNA window from Bacteroidota bacterium contains the following coding sequences:
- a CDS encoding purine-nucleoside phosphorylase, with translation MSLEQIKSTAEHIKRQISITPEVGIILGTGLGGLVKEIEIHNTLSYESIPNFPVSTVEGHSGKLIFGILGGKKVVAMQGRFHYYEGYTMHQVVFPVRVMKYLGIKTLFVSNASGGVNPGFEIGDLMIITDHINLMPNPLIGKNLSELGVRFPDMSDAYDKDLIANAKAIAKKHNIKVQQGIYAGLTGPTLETPSEYKYMRIIGADTVGMSTVPEVIAAHHMNITCFAMSIITDVGVEGRIVKTTHEDVQRAAEKAEPLMTKIMKELVEGL, from the coding sequence ATGTCATTAGAACAAATCAAAAGCACAGCAGAACACATTAAAAGGCAAATTTCCATCACGCCCGAAGTGGGAATCATTCTCGGAACAGGGCTTGGCGGATTGGTGAAAGAAATTGAAATTCATAATACTCTTTCGTACGAAAGCATTCCGAATTTTCCTGTGAGCACGGTGGAAGGTCATTCGGGTAAATTGATTTTCGGCATTCTGGGAGGAAAAAAAGTGGTGGCGATGCAGGGGCGTTTTCATTATTACGAAGGATACACGATGCATCAGGTTGTATTTCCGGTGCGGGTGATGAAATACCTCGGCATTAAAACTCTTTTTGTTTCCAACGCAAGCGGTGGCGTGAACCCCGGTTTTGAAATTGGCGATTTGATGATCATCACCGACCATATTAACCTCATGCCGAACCCTCTCATCGGAAAAAACCTTTCCGAACTGGGCGTGCGCTTTCCTGACATGAGCGATGCGTATGATAAAGATTTAATTGCCAATGCAAAAGCGATTGCGAAAAAACACAACATAAAAGTTCAGCAGGGAATTTATGCGGGACTGACAGGACCCACACTTGAAACTCCTTCTGAATACAAATACATGCGCATCATCGGAGCCGACACTGTGGGCATGAGCACCGTACCCGAAGTGATTGCCGCGCATCACATGAACATTACCTGCTTTGCCATGAGCATTATCACCGATGTGGGCGTGGAAGGCAGGATTGTAAAAACCACGCACGAAGATGTGCAGCGAGCTGCGGAAAAAGCCGAGCCGCTGATGACAAAAATCATGAAGGAACTGGTGGAGGGACTGTAA
- the lpxK gene encoding tetraacyldisaccharide 4'-kinase, with the protein MKTDFIPQYYYFYNMKVLKFLLFPFAFLYGAVIFFRNLVYDLGIFPVKEFETGIIVIGNLSVGGTGKSPMTEYLIRLLKEKFPLATLSRGYKRHTTGFLIAENDSTSFQIGDEPLQFKKKFPDVIVSVDENRKHGIKKLLSQFPELKVILLDDGFQHRRVKAGLSILLSDYEKMFYDDFLLPVGSLREWRAGKKRADIIIVTKCPDNLSPVEKRIILKKINPEPHQQALFSHVRYGEIKPILNPSPREGLDTQSPFPLGRDGDGLAVILLTGVSNPKPLEDYLKDKVQNIIPIHYPDHHEYTILEVTQLAERFNSITSQNKIIITTEKDAMRLDKLGLVEIIGKLPVYYIPIEVTFDEKEKEEFNKLITDYVIRTNQKHSRTH; encoded by the coding sequence ATGAAAACAGATTTCATTCCTCAATATTACTATTTTTATAATATGAAAGTTTTAAAGTTTCTTTTATTCCCATTTGCTTTTTTATATGGCGCGGTGATTTTTTTTCGCAACCTGGTGTACGACCTCGGCATTTTTCCTGTGAAGGAATTTGAAACGGGAATTATTGTGATTGGAAATCTTTCGGTTGGTGGAACAGGAAAATCCCCGATGACAGAATATTTGATTCGCCTTTTGAAAGAAAAATTTCCGCTTGCAACACTGAGTCGCGGCTACAAGCGCCACACAACAGGATTTCTTATAGCGGAAAACGATTCCACTTCCTTTCAGATTGGCGATGAACCGCTTCAATTCAAAAAGAAATTTCCGGATGTGATTGTTTCGGTGGATGAGAACCGAAAGCACGGAATAAAAAAACTTCTTTCACAATTTCCTGAGCTAAAAGTTATTTTACTCGATGACGGCTTTCAGCACCGCAGGGTAAAAGCGGGATTAAGTATTTTGCTCAGCGATTACGAAAAAATGTTTTACGATGATTTTCTTCTGCCGGTGGGTTCGCTTCGCGAATGGAGAGCAGGGAAAAAGAGAGCGGACATCATCATCGTTACAAAATGCCCTGACAATCTATCTCCTGTGGAAAAAAGAATCATCCTGAAAAAAATAAATCCTGAACCGCACCAACAGGCGCTCTTCTCGCATGTCAGGTATGGAGAAATCAAGCCCATCCTAAATCCTTCCCCAAGGGAAGGACTTGACACACAATCTCCCTTCCCTTTGGGAAGGGATGGGGATGGGCTGGCTGTTATTCTCCTCACCGGTGTCTCAAATCCAAAACCTCTTGAAGATTATCTGAAAGATAAAGTCCAAAATATCATCCCTATCCATTATCCTGACCACCACGAATATACGATTTTGGAAGTAACGCAATTGGCAGAACGATTTAACAGCATTACTTCTCAAAACAAAATCATCATCACCACTGAAAAAGACGCCATGCGTTTGGATAAACTCGGTCTGGTGGAAATTATCGGCAAGCTGCCAGTTTATTACATCCCGATTGAAGTTACGTTTGACGAAAAAGAAAAAGAAGAATTCAATAAACTCATAACCGATTATGTCATTAGAACAAATCAAAAGCACAGCAGAACACATTAA
- a CDS encoding PKD domain-containing protein, producing the protein MKKLFSLIILLSATIISTAQPVASFSFTPTGTICMGDTVYFTNLSSGYDSSRWNFGDFSPVDTATNSKHLYGWSAAFNVKLTVYNTGSGDSSVIIKSLYVTGVPATWYAMFNIAPASPVCFGTGITFTDFNFMFMPPSFVIWDFGDGDSSGLFTPTHNYAAPGTYSVVLTAGNACGSDADTVAVTVSANAPPPMPSFFVSPTPACPSTMVAFSNSSFPTPVSTVWTFGDGDSAFTLNTAHSYTALGTFTVSMTVDNGCNDTTIYKTVAVTNTIVPTVSATAGNDTVCINDTIAFAGGGTNLTSFLWNFGDGNTSLQQNPKHSYSSLGTYTVTFTGTNGCGNSANKTIVIRVLANAPPIANFSFTPFANCSGFSQICPGAVVYFTNATVNGVSWSWNFGDAGTSTAMNPTHSYTATGSYTVTLIAISSCGGTATIKKCLSVANNVIPSAFFCYGFGCIPGAVCPDTPVQFNNFSSDTTSVFWDFEDGNTSTLVNPSHPFADTGTYIVSVTVTNLCGNFATYSAGVHVTYGNVPSASLFYWPATACPGTTINFSSFSFSATDYYWDFGDGGIDSIQNAVHAYASSGTYTVTLIASNGCGGDTITQVIGISDGSTPDFTFASTCFGNTTSFTDASSPTPASWAWDLGDGNTSTLQNPTHTYTAIGTYQVILTVNLNGCVSSVTKNISITKINLSSSSTPATCIALGSAAVSASGGNNPYTYLWNPGGQTTSAATSLAPGNYSVTVTDVIGCTATTTATVGNVGAVVFSICSSTNVSCNGVCDGSASVCPAGGLAPYTYSWFPGGQTTTAFINLCAGNYTMTGTDANGCTDTAVAVITQPAPLTPSITVTNVSCNGMCDGSVTASASGGTPAYTYAWSSGCTLVSCTGLCAGTYTVIVTDANNCTAASTVSVTQPAVLGSGIAGTNISCNGAGDGSADLTVTGGTPPYTCIWNPGGATTEDVSALVSGSYTVDITDANGCTASGSVTITEPAVLAITIDSIRDVSCNGGSDGFIFTTAGGGTSPYTYSWNPSGQTSGDLSNVTAGVYTVTITDANGCTATVSDTINEPSAIAMLVDSTNNVTVCSGSDGAIYISASGGTGAYTYLWNPGGQTTEDITNIPSGPHTVIITDANGCMAFATVTITDPSAMIINVDSTFDVSCYGGSDGEIYISVVGGNPPLGYTWSNGNTTQDLSGLIAGSYTVIVTDAGGCSATGVFNVAEPSVLIDTASSVDASCISCCDGSASAAHSGGTSPYTYMWLPGGQTTASAIGLCVGTYTVCVTDANGCSVCDFVTVLFPIGISQYSILNTQYSIYPNPTSGVFNMQMSRFENVQMKIYNVYGECIYQQICTSAHQQIDLSSQSSGIYFLHLKTEQGIITKKIIINK; encoded by the coding sequence ATGAAAAAATTATTCTCCCTCATCATTTTACTATCAGCAACCATCATCTCCACCGCCCAGCCCGTAGCAAGTTTTTCATTCACTCCAACGGGAACCATCTGCATGGGGGATACGGTATATTTCACCAACCTCAGCTCGGGTTATGATTCATCCCGATGGAACTTCGGTGATTTTTCACCCGTTGATACTGCTACCAACTCTAAGCATTTATATGGCTGGTCGGCTGCGTTTAATGTAAAACTCACAGTATATAATACCGGTTCGGGAGATAGCAGCGTGATTATAAAATCCCTGTATGTTACCGGTGTTCCCGCCACATGGTATGCCATGTTTAACATAGCTCCTGCAAGTCCGGTTTGCTTTGGCACCGGCATCACGTTCACCGATTTCAATTTTATGTTCATGCCTCCTTCGTTTGTGATATGGGATTTTGGAGATGGTGACAGTTCGGGTTTATTTACGCCCACCCATAATTACGCAGCGCCCGGAACGTATTCGGTCGTTCTCACAGCCGGCAATGCCTGCGGAAGCGATGCAGATACTGTCGCTGTAACAGTTAGCGCAAACGCTCCTCCTCCCATGCCAAGTTTTTTTGTTTCTCCCACTCCTGCCTGCCCCAGCACAATGGTAGCATTCTCGAACTCCAGTTTCCCAACTCCCGTCAGCACGGTCTGGACCTTTGGAGATGGCGATTCAGCATTCACATTGAACACAGCCCATTCCTATACTGCCCTTGGCACATTCACGGTGAGCATGACCGTTGACAATGGCTGTAACGACACAACCATTTATAAAACAGTGGCTGTCACCAATACCATTGTGCCAACCGTAAGCGCCACTGCCGGCAATGATACCGTTTGCATCAATGATACAATTGCTTTTGCAGGAGGCGGAACCAATCTCACAAGTTTCCTCTGGAATTTTGGCGATGGCAACACATCGCTTCAGCAAAACCCGAAACATTCCTATTCATCGCTGGGAACGTATACGGTCACTTTCACCGGAACAAACGGCTGCGGAAATTCTGCCAACAAAACAATTGTGATAAGGGTATTGGCTAATGCTCCTCCCATAGCAAATTTCTCGTTTACGCCTTTTGCTAATTGCTCGGGGTTTTCACAAATCTGCCCGGGCGCTGTTGTTTATTTTACAAACGCAACTGTGAACGGAGTGAGTTGGAGCTGGAATTTTGGCGATGCCGGAACTTCAACGGCAATGAATCCAACACACAGCTATACGGCAACAGGCAGTTACACCGTTACGCTTATTGCCATCAGTTCCTGCGGGGGAACCGCCACCATCAAAAAATGTTTGAGCGTTGCGAATAATGTCATCCCGTCTGCCTTTTTTTGTTACGGTTTCGGCTGCATTCCGGGGGCGGTATGTCCCGATACGCCAGTTCAGTTTAACAATTTTAGTTCTGATACCACTTCTGTGTTTTGGGATTTTGAAGATGGCAACACGTCAACGCTCGTGAATCCATCTCATCCTTTTGCCGATACAGGAACTTACATTGTGTCAGTGACCGTAACCAACCTCTGCGGAAATTTTGCTACCTATTCTGCAGGAGTGCATGTTACTTATGGCAACGTGCCATCGGCATCTCTTTTTTACTGGCCCGCAACCGCCTGCCCAGGCACCACTATTAATTTCTCTTCATTCAGTTTCAGCGCGACTGATTACTATTGGGATTTTGGCGATGGGGGAATTGATTCCATCCAGAATGCTGTTCATGCGTATGCTTCATCCGGCACCTACACCGTTACGTTGATAGCCAGCAATGGATGCGGTGGCGACACCATAACGCAAGTCATCGGTATCAGCGATGGTTCCACGCCCGACTTTACTTTTGCTTCTACCTGCTTTGGAAATACAACATCCTTCACGGATGCTTCTTCGCCCACACCTGCTTCATGGGCTTGGGATCTTGGCGATGGAAATACTTCCACGCTTCAGAATCCTACACATACCTATACAGCAATTGGAACTTATCAGGTTATTCTCACAGTTAATTTGAACGGATGCGTTTCTTCCGTCACAAAAAATATTTCGATAACTAAAATAAATCTTTCTTCAAGTTCAACGCCTGCCACCTGCATTGCGCTTGGTTCTGCTGCTGTTTCTGCTTCGGGAGGAAATAATCCCTACACATATTTGTGGAACCCGGGCGGACAAACGACTTCTGCCGCAACTTCACTGGCTCCGGGAAATTATTCCGTAACTGTCACGGATGTTATCGGATGTACTGCTACAACCACCGCAACAGTAGGAAACGTTGGTGCGGTAGTATTTTCGATTTGCTCCAGCACAAATGTTTCCTGCAACGGAGTGTGCGATGGCTCTGCGAGTGTTTGTCCTGCAGGAGGACTTGCACCTTATACTTATTCATGGTTTCCTGGCGGGCAAACCACTACTGCCTTCATAAATCTATGCGCTGGAAATTATACAATGACCGGCACCGATGCAAATGGATGCACCGATACCGCTGTGGCAGTGATAACACAACCTGCACCGCTTACTCCTTCCATCACCGTAACAAATGTTTCGTGCAATGGAATGTGTGATGGCTCAGTAACTGCATCCGCATCCGGTGGAACTCCTGCTTATACTTATGCATGGTCAAGCGGTTGCACACTTGTATCGTGTACAGGTTTATGTGCAGGAACGTATACTGTAATAGTGACAGATGCAAATAACTGTACAGCAGCGAGCACCGTTTCTGTAACACAGCCCGCAGTTCTTGGTTCGGGAATTGCCGGAACAAATATTTCCTGCAACGGAGCAGGCGATGGCTCGGCTGACCTTACCGTAACTGGCGGAACACCTCCTTACACATGTATCTGGAATCCGGGCGGAGCAACTACTGAAGATGTGAGCGCGCTTGTGTCCGGTTCTTACACGGTGGATATTACAGATGCAAACGGTTGCACCGCTTCCGGTTCAGTGACTATTACTGAGCCTGCTGTATTGGCGATAACTATAGATTCCATCCGGGATGTTTCTTGTAATGGAGGAAGTGATGGTTTCATTTTCACAACAGCGGGCGGTGGAACTTCTCCTTACACCTATTCATGGAATCCTAGCGGACAAACTTCAGGAGATTTGAGCAATGTAACTGCCGGAGTTTATACGGTAACCATTACAGATGCCAATGGGTGCACTGCCACCGTAAGCGATACCATCAATGAGCCATCGGCAATTGCAATGTTGGTTGATTCAACAAACAATGTTACTGTTTGCTCGGGAAGCGATGGTGCAATTTATATCAGCGCCAGCGGAGGAACAGGCGCTTACACTTATTTGTGGAATCCGGGAGGTCAAACAACAGAAGACATTACAAACATTCCGTCCGGTCCTCATACTGTGATAATAACTGATGCCAACGGATGTATGGCTTTTGCAACAGTAACCATAACTGACCCGTCAGCAATGATAATTAATGTTGATTCCACTTTTGATGTTTCCTGCTATGGAGGCAGTGATGGAGAAATTTATATTTCAGTTGTTGGTGGAAATCCACCGCTCGGTTATACATGGTCAAACGGAAACACAACCCAGGATTTATCCGGATTAATAGCCGGCAGCTATACCGTTATTGTAACGGATGCCGGAGGATGCAGCGCAACAGGAGTATTTAATGTAGCGGAACCATCGGTTTTGATAGATACAGCTTCTTCCGTTGACGCCAGTTGTATCTCCTGTTGTGATGGAAGCGCAAGCGCTGCGCATTCAGGAGGAACCTCTCCTTATACGTACATGTGGCTGCCGGGCGGACAAACAACTGCGTCAGCAATCGGACTTTGTGTTGGAACTTATACGGTTTGCGTAACGGATGCTAACGGTTGTTCTGTTTGCGATTTTGTTACGGTTCTTTTTCCTATAGGCATTTCTCAATACTCAATACTTAATACTCAATACTCAATTTATCCTAATCCCACAAGCGGAGTTTTCAATATGCAGATGAGTAGATTTGAAAATGTGCAGATGAAAATCTATAATGTGTATGGAGAATGTATTTATCAGCAAATCTGCACATCTGCACATCAGCAAATTGATTTGTCTTCTCAATCCAGCGGCATTTATTTCCTACACCTAAAAACAGAGCAAGGAATAATTACTAAGAAAATCATAATTAATAAATAA
- a CDS encoding T9SS type A sorting domain-containing protein produces the protein MKKILLGLTIAFTLTTAHTNFLFASIDIGITGILIPNGNICSQPTGFYPNVVLKNFGPTTLLSCVINYRFDNNPLQTYNWNGSLLANQAVNVTLNYMNTFPGSSHTFTCYSSNPNSGNDMNSANDTSVSTFFYPYDLQMPENFNVSVFPPEGWQIINYDSSITWDTMFVDTVDKYSLYMDNFHYNISAKGQVDEIISPPVVLGTYPEVSFSYADKKYTDPVLNPVYMDTLELFISADCGSTWSSIWKQYAAQLVTGIPSFDTNEFVPKFSDWAQTYIGPPLMQWSGQSVLFKFRYTTDCENNLYIDNFFVDAYMTVNENNIENSIILFPNPFSSQTTLHTDNYLTNATLTVYNSFGQVVKQIKNINGQTVTLTRDNLPSGLYFIRLSINPSSSGGGTQACPNRSIGGGGYEVIATDKLIIN, from the coding sequence ATGAAAAAAATTCTTCTCGGCTTGACAATTGCTTTTACCTTGACAACTGCGCATACAAACTTTTTGTTTGCGTCCATTGATATTGGAATAACCGGCATTCTAATTCCAAATGGAAATATTTGCTCGCAGCCTACTGGATTTTATCCGAATGTAGTTTTGAAAAATTTTGGACCCACTACTCTTTTGTCATGTGTTATCAACTATCGTTTTGATAACAATCCACTGCAAACTTACAATTGGAATGGTTCTCTGCTGGCAAATCAAGCTGTTAATGTTACATTGAATTACATGAATACATTTCCTGGAAGTAGTCACACATTTACATGTTATTCAAGCAATCCAAACAGCGGAAATGATATGAATTCCGCAAATGATACTTCCGTTAGCACATTCTTTTATCCTTATGATCTTCAAATGCCTGAAAACTTTAATGTTTCAGTATTCCCTCCCGAAGGATGGCAGATAATAAATTATGATAGCAGCATTACTTGGGATACTATGTTTGTTGATACGGTTGACAAATATTCATTATACATGGATAACTTCCATTACAACATATCTGCAAAAGGTCAAGTGGATGAAATTATTTCTCCACCAGTTGTACTCGGTACATATCCAGAAGTATCTTTTAGTTATGCAGATAAAAAATATACTGACCCCGTTTTGAATCCTGTTTATATGGATACACTTGAACTTTTTATATCGGCTGATTGCGGCAGCACATGGTCATCAATATGGAAACAATATGCTGCTCAACTGGTAACAGGCATACCTTCTTTTGATACAAATGAATTTGTTCCGAAATTTTCCGACTGGGCACAAACATATATTGGACCTCCTCTTATGCAGTGGAGTGGTCAATCTGTACTTTTTAAATTTCGATACACGACAGATTGTGAAAACAACTTATACATAGATAATTTTTTTGTTGATGCGTATATGACGGTGAATGAAAATAATATTGAGAATTCGATAATTCTGTTTCCCAATCCCTTTTCTTCCCAAACAACTTTGCATACAGACAATTATTTAACAAACGCAACCCTCACAGTTTACAATTCATTCGGGCAGGTAGTAAAACAAATAAAAAATATTAATGGGCAGACGGTTACTCTCACGCGCGACAATCTTCCAAGCGGGCTATACTTCATTCGCCTCTCCATCAATCCCTCTTCCAGCGGGGGAGGGACACAGGCTTGCCCCAATCGGAGCATCGGGGGAGGGGGCTATGAGGTCATTGCAACGGATAAATTAATAATCAATTAA
- a CDS encoding choice-of-anchor B family protein: MKKLNKKVQCTMYDVRFTIKRILFLCILPCTLHLVPCTFSFAQYSSQNISLLSKWDNPATVSEPYYAIRYNSVWGWADPQDNKEYAIIGSTDGTYFIDVTVPTAPVVRDYVKGRRDSCIWREYKTYQNYLYAVSDDAVNANNQNSIQIIDMSPLPDSVHVVYDKNILVSRSHSIFIDEANATMYLNSVYLPNNGGHSNMAVFDISSPANPVLLRRLEQDYPSNDNVHDCFVKNDTCYASSSWSGLFIYKLNPSDTLTQIGSITNYEPGGAYNHNSALTADSKTLIFADEVPANLTAKSVDVSNFSNLAIVDNFRSTPTTTATPHNVFIPNGSSARSVISYYQDGVQIFDISNPSNVTRSGFFDTAPTNCPTCPNPDYSGCWGAYVDLPSGTLLASDMQDGLFVLDASAAMGVTPIAPTEISVDVFPNPFTNNFQINFSLPSGETFSYELTDITGKLIVKKQMDVPSGKTSFTIDGKNLSTGAYMLSMKAESISLTKKLIKTK, encoded by the coding sequence ATGAAAAAACTTAACAAGAAAGTACAATGTACGATGTACGATGTGCGATTTACCATCAAACGAATTTTATTTCTCTGCATTTTACCTTGTACCTTGCACCTTGTACCTTGTACCTTTTCTTTTGCCCAATATTCTTCTCAAAACATTTCTTTACTTTCTAAATGGGACAATCCGGCAACTGTTTCTGAACCTTATTACGCAATCCGCTACAACAGCGTGTGGGGATGGGCTGACCCGCAGGACAATAAAGAGTACGCCATCATCGGCTCAACAGACGGAACGTATTTCATTGATGTGACTGTTCCCACTGCTCCGGTGGTGCGGGATTATGTTAAAGGAAGAAGAGATTCCTGCATCTGGCGCGAATACAAAACTTACCAGAACTATCTTTATGCGGTGAGTGATGACGCGGTGAATGCAAACAATCAGAACAGCATTCAGATAATTGACATGAGTCCGCTTCCCGATTCAGTTCATGTAGTATACGACAAGAACATTCTTGTTTCGCGCTCACATTCTATTTTTATTGACGAAGCAAATGCCACCATGTATCTGAACAGCGTATATCTTCCCAACAACGGTGGTCATTCCAACATGGCGGTGTTCGACATTTCAAGTCCGGCAAATCCGGTTTTGCTGAGAAGGTTGGAACAGGACTATCCATCTAACGATAATGTGCATGACTGTTTTGTGAAAAACGATACCTGCTATGCTTCTTCTTCCTGGAGCGGTTTATTTATTTACAAATTAAATCCCAGCGACACGCTCACGCAAATCGGCTCTATAACTAATTACGAACCCGGAGGTGCTTACAACCATAACAGCGCTCTCACGGCAGACAGCAAAACGCTCATCTTTGCGGATGAAGTGCCGGCAAATCTTACGGCAAAATCTGTTGATGTTTCCAACTTCTCCAATCTTGCCATCGTAGATAACTTCCGCTCAACTCCAACAACCACTGCTACTCCTCATAATGTTTTTATCCCGAACGGAAGCAGCGCGCGCTCGGTGATTTCATATTATCAGGATGGGGTTCAGATTTTTGATATCTCCAATCCTTCCAATGTTACGCGGTCAGGATTTTTTGATACGGCTCCGACAAATTGTCCAACCTGCCCCAATCCTGATTACTCAGGCTGCTGGGGCGCTTATGTTGATTTGCCCAGCGGCACTCTTCTTGCCAGCGATATGCAGGATGGTTTGTTTGTGCTTGACGCAAGCGCAGCAATGGGAGTTACACCTATAGCGCCAACTGAAATTTCGGTGGATGTATTTCCTAATCCTTTCACAAATAATTTCCAGATTAATTTCTCACTCCCTTCAGGAGAAACTTTTTCTTACGAACTCACCGACATTACCGGAAAATTGATTGTAAAAAAACAAATGGATGTTCCTTCAGGAAAAACATCCTTTACCATTGATGGAAAAAATCTCAGCACAGGAGCCTACATGTTAAGCATGAAGGCAGAAAGCATTTCTCTCACAAAAAAACTAATCAAGACAAAATAA